A single genomic interval of Pseudomonas sp. FeN3W harbors:
- a CDS encoding DEAD/DEAH box helicase, with protein MLSAVKRYRALVAGVLQRCFPRTSAHLREEDELLFRRWGSAPGKTNKAAAAKRKGKPAAKAKPKSKSEGPARAAGKPRGTAAQGIYAAAQLKVDDAKVQAMRDRVEQAVVAGIISAPSDEQWAMILSRSPVTRIFAGAGSGKSTTLLLRVVFMLCHMGVEPGRLTVISFTNASCAQLREQLVRVLGFWQVPFDAQQARQCVRTFHSAMAQLAREVLARPVWFEQLDDKAAAADEPDNPLASARLRPAQTRLLKQAYQQCYAEQATFRERVHRLLDLPEPATEAEQGKRAAPKAPGATFTLAGEFTPLPLYEAFYAQAGFIESIGIRIDQLQATRLQCAARERDFVEALVSFHGYFRAALREQGLMTFNEAFQQLTERLSSGKDVPQASLAPFEHLLIDEFQDISPQIVQWLQALHRQLARQKASPSLMAIGDDWQSIYGWRGSSPELFMDFDKYFPRRGAKGSETLLLETNYRSIEPVIRDGEAVLAGVQFKQAKTSRPCKPTQPGDHGVRLVTGFDLNNGLPKLIEAITAQCAHVAERQSRERTAVLLLSRRNEPLRTIQTQLDRKLPVKAYTIHRAKGLQAEVAIIIDDCAPVQPHPLRNALYAYSGFFRNSYDQAMADESLRLGYVAITRGVSRVFWYTRKPQGATALLRQRG; from the coding sequence ATGCTTTCTGCCGTCAAGCGCTACAGGGCCCTGGTCGCCGGGGTGCTGCAGCGCTGTTTTCCACGTACCTCGGCCCATCTGCGCGAAGAGGACGAGCTGTTGTTTCGTCGCTGGGGCAGTGCGCCCGGCAAGACGAACAAGGCTGCGGCCGCCAAGCGCAAGGGCAAACCTGCAGCCAAGGCCAAGCCGAAGAGCAAGTCGGAGGGGCCGGCTCGCGCTGCCGGCAAGCCGCGGGGGACGGCAGCGCAGGGGATCTACGCAGCGGCACAACTGAAGGTGGATGACGCCAAGGTTCAGGCGATGCGAGACCGCGTCGAGCAGGCGGTGGTCGCGGGTATCATCAGCGCGCCGTCGGACGAGCAATGGGCGATGATCCTCAGCCGCAGCCCGGTGACGCGGATCTTCGCCGGTGCCGGCTCCGGCAAATCCACCACCTTGTTGCTGCGCGTGGTGTTCATGCTCTGCCACATGGGCGTCGAGCCTGGGCGGCTGACAGTCATTTCCTTTACCAATGCCTCCTGCGCGCAGCTGCGCGAACAGCTGGTGCGGGTGCTTGGCTTCTGGCAGGTGCCGTTCGATGCGCAGCAGGCGCGCCAGTGCGTGCGCACCTTCCATTCGGCCATGGCGCAGCTGGCGCGTGAGGTGCTGGCCCGGCCGGTGTGGTTCGAGCAGTTGGACGACAAGGCCGCCGCGGCCGACGAACCCGATAATCCGCTGGCTTCCGCGCGCCTGCGACCGGCGCAAACGCGTTTGCTCAAACAGGCCTATCAGCAGTGTTACGCCGAGCAGGCGACATTCCGTGAACGGGTGCACCGCCTGCTCGATCTGCCTGAGCCTGCGACCGAAGCCGAGCAGGGCAAGCGCGCTGCACCGAAAGCGCCGGGCGCCACCTTCACCCTGGCCGGCGAGTTCACGCCACTGCCGCTGTACGAGGCCTTCTACGCCCAGGCTGGGTTTATCGAGAGCATCGGCATTCGCATCGACCAGCTGCAAGCGACCAGATTGCAGTGCGCGGCGCGCGAGCGGGATTTCGTCGAAGCGCTGGTGAGCTTTCATGGCTACTTCAGAGCGGCGTTGCGAGAGCAGGGGCTGATGACCTTCAATGAGGCCTTTCAACAACTCACCGAGCGCTTGAGCTCTGGCAAGGATGTGCCGCAGGCCAGTCTTGCGCCGTTCGAGCATCTGCTGATCGATGAATTCCAGGACATCTCCCCGCAGATCGTCCAATGGCTGCAGGCGCTGCATCGCCAGCTGGCGCGACAGAAGGCCAGCCCGAGCCTGATGGCCATCGGTGACGACTGGCAGTCGATCTATGGCTGGCGCGGCAGTTCGCCGGAGTTGTTCATGGACTTCGACAAGTACTTCCCGCGGCGTGGCGCCAAGGGCAGCGAGACGCTGCTGCTGGAAACCAACTACCGCTCCATCGAACCGGTGATTCGCGATGGCGAGGCGGTGCTGGCCGGCGTGCAGTTCAAGCAGGCCAAGACCAGCCGGCCATGCAAGCCGACGCAGCCGGGTGACCACGGGGTAAGGCTGGTCACCGGTTTCGACCTGAACAACGGCCTGCCGAAGCTGATCGAGGCGATCACCGCGCAATGTGCCCATGTGGCCGAACGGCAAAGCCGCGAACGCACCGCGGTGCTGCTGCTCAGCCGGCGCAACGAGCCGCTGCGCACTATTCAGACGCAGCTGGACCGCAAGCTGCCGGTCAAGGCCTACACCATCCACCGTGCCAAGGGATTGCAGGCCGAGGTGGCGATCATCATCGACGACTGCGCCCCGGTGCAGCCGCATCCGCTGCGCAATGCGCTGTATGCCTACTCCGGTTTCTTCCGCAACAGTTATGACCAGGCCATGGCCGATGAAAGCCTGCGCCTGGGCTATGTGGCGATCACCCGCGGCGTCAGCCGGGTGTTCTGGTACACGCGCAAGCCTCAGGGTGCCACGGCACTGTTGCGCCAGCGCGGCTAG
- a CDS encoding PAS domain-containing protein has protein sequence MDPAAHLSPDDSNHAFLPAGGALGALIRRFDWSQTALGPLAEWPSSLKTVTAMLLLSPTPIALLWGERGAMIYNDAYSELAGSRHPQLLGSEVREGWPEVAEFNDNVMKVVLAGGTLSYKDQELVLYRNGRPEHAWMNLDYSPVFDDQAQPAGVIALVVETTERVMAERELQGQQVRLQQMFEQAPGLMAMLRGPEHVFEMVNPAYLRVVGERDVIGKPVREALPEVERQGFIDILDRVYRSGMAFVGTGIRVGLQRIQGEAEEERLLDFVFQPVADANGDVCGIFVEGHDVTERTDAEQALRENEQRLRFLDALAKETARSVDADAILATTTRMLGEHLGLSSCAYADMEPDQDSFTIRGDWSAPGCMSIVGHYQLAAFGSLAVQKLRAGEAFIVDDHLARLPAADAATFKQLDIAATICLPLVKEGRLTALMAIHDRVPRVWSACELALLREVTDRSWAHIERVRSAAAVRQREQCFLEQLEAKVAERTAALARSEANIRAVLETSHLYMAMLAPDGAILYVNATALAGIGARFNELAYLPFWESPWFAATPSMPERVREMTRRVAAGATERVTMTLNMPQGVRVFDFSVRPVTGEDGSIFALVPEALDISERVNAEQALQQLHKMEALGNLTGGIAHDFNNLLMAVLGSLDLLRRRMPADPALLRLVDNARAGAERGASLTARMLTFARKQELHKTPIDLAQLIAGIKELLLSSLGPTIQLQVELPTRLARVKTDPNQLETALLNLAANARDAMAGVGHIRITAEELSLAEEQNGLPAARYVRLELSDSGTGMDEATLKRAVEPFFTTKGVGKGTGLGLSMVHGLAEQSGGRLVLRSSPGAGTIADIWLPALAADNAPASAPVSTPAPDESPRRTTKPLTLLAVDDDELVLFSTVGILEAAGHRVLSARSAGEALDLLRVNQVDILITDHAMPLMSGAQLAAVVRETRPQLPVLLVSGYAELPSTTPALALRRLAKPFTEDQLLDAIEQLRGGS, from the coding sequence ATGGACCCAGCAGCACACCTCTCGCCTGACGACTCGAACCACGCATTCCTCCCCGCCGGCGGCGCGCTCGGCGCACTGATTCGCCGCTTCGACTGGTCGCAGACGGCGCTGGGACCGCTGGCGGAATGGCCGTCGAGCCTGAAGACCGTCACGGCCATGCTGCTGCTTTCGCCGACGCCCATCGCGCTGCTCTGGGGCGAGCGCGGCGCCATGATCTACAACGACGCCTATTCAGAGCTCGCCGGCAGCCGACATCCGCAGTTGCTCGGTTCTGAAGTACGCGAGGGCTGGCCGGAAGTCGCCGAGTTCAACGACAACGTGATGAAGGTCGTCCTGGCTGGCGGCACGCTGTCGTACAAGGATCAGGAACTGGTGCTGTACCGCAACGGCCGCCCCGAGCACGCGTGGATGAATCTGGACTATTCGCCGGTGTTCGACGATCAGGCGCAGCCGGCCGGCGTGATTGCCCTGGTGGTGGAAACCACCGAGCGGGTAATGGCCGAACGCGAACTGCAAGGCCAGCAGGTACGCCTGCAACAGATGTTTGAACAGGCACCCGGACTGATGGCGATGCTGCGCGGCCCCGAACACGTCTTCGAAATGGTCAACCCGGCCTATCTGCGGGTGGTGGGCGAGCGCGACGTCATCGGCAAGCCGGTGCGCGAGGCGCTGCCGGAGGTCGAGCGTCAGGGCTTCATCGATATTCTCGACCGGGTCTATCGCAGCGGCATGGCCTTTGTCGGCACCGGTATTCGCGTCGGGCTGCAGCGCATCCAGGGAGAGGCCGAGGAAGAGCGCCTGCTGGATTTCGTCTTCCAGCCGGTGGCCGATGCGAATGGCGATGTCTGCGGCATTTTCGTCGAAGGTCATGACGTCACCGAGCGCACCGACGCCGAACAGGCCCTGCGCGAAAACGAACAACGCCTGCGTTTCCTCGACGCACTGGCCAAGGAAACCGCCCGCAGCGTCGATGCCGACGCCATCCTGGCCACCACCACACGCATGCTCGGCGAGCATCTGGGGCTGTCCAGCTGCGCCTACGCCGACATGGAGCCCGACCAGGACAGCTTCACCATCCGTGGCGACTGGTCGGCGCCGGGCTGCATGAGCATCGTCGGCCATTACCAGCTCGCCGCGTTCGGCAGTCTGGCGGTACAGAAGCTGCGCGCCGGCGAAGCCTTCATCGTCGACGATCACCTTGCCCGCCTGCCCGCCGCCGACGCGGCGACCTTCAAGCAACTGGATATCGCCGCCACCATCTGCCTGCCGCTGGTCAAGGAGGGCCGGCTGACCGCGCTGATGGCCATTCATGACCGCGTGCCTCGCGTATGGAGCGCCTGCGAGCTCGCCCTGCTCAGAGAAGTCACCGATCGCTCCTGGGCGCACATCGAGCGTGTGCGCTCTGCTGCGGCAGTCAGGCAACGCGAGCAGTGCTTTCTGGAACAGCTGGAAGCCAAGGTCGCCGAGCGCACCGCGGCGTTGGCCCGCAGCGAGGCGAACATTCGTGCGGTGCTGGAAACCTCGCACCTGTACATGGCGATGCTCGCGCCGGACGGCGCGATTCTCTACGTGAACGCCACGGCGCTGGCGGGCATAGGCGCCCGCTTCAACGAACTGGCCTACCTGCCATTCTGGGAATCGCCCTGGTTCGCCGCGACACCCAGCATGCCAGAGAGGGTCCGCGAGATGACGCGGCGGGTGGCGGCCGGTGCCACCGAGCGCGTGACCATGACCCTGAACATGCCGCAGGGCGTGCGCGTCTTCGATTTCTCCGTACGCCCGGTCACGGGCGAGGACGGCAGTATCTTCGCCCTGGTACCCGAGGCGCTGGACATCAGCGAACGGGTGAACGCCGAACAGGCGCTGCAGCAGCTGCACAAGATGGAGGCGCTGGGCAACCTCACCGGCGGTATCGCCCACGACTTCAACAACCTGCTGATGGCCGTGCTCGGCAGCCTCGACCTGCTGCGTCGGCGCATGCCCGCCGACCCCGCGCTGCTGCGCCTGGTGGACAATGCCAGGGCCGGTGCCGAGCGCGGCGCTTCGCTCACCGCGCGCATGCTCACCTTTGCCCGCAAGCAGGAACTGCACAAGACGCCGATCGACCTGGCGCAACTGATCGCAGGCATAAAGGAACTGCTGCTCAGCTCACTCGGCCCGACCATCCAGTTGCAGGTCGAACTGCCGACCCGACTGGCGCGGGTGAAGACCGATCCCAACCAGCTGGAAACCGCCCTGCTCAACCTCGCCGCCAATGCGCGCGACGCCATGGCCGGCGTCGGCCATATCCGCATCACCGCCGAAGAACTGAGCCTGGCCGAGGAGCAGAACGGCTTGCCCGCCGCACGCTACGTGCGCCTGGAGCTCAGCGACAGCGGCACTGGCATGGATGAAGCGACCCTCAAGCGTGCGGTCGAGCCCTTCTTCACCACCAAGGGTGTCGGCAAGGGCACCGGGCTCGGACTGTCCATGGTCCATGGGCTGGCCGAGCAATCCGGCGGCCGTCTGGTGCTACGCAGTTCGCCCGGCGCGGGCACCATCGCCGATATCTGGCTACCGGCCCTGGCGGCGGATAACGCGCCTGCATCGGCGCCTGTCTCCACGCCAGCACCCGATGAAAGCCCCCGGCGCACGACGAAGCCGCTGACACTGCTGGCGGTGGACGATGATGAGCTGGTGCTGTTCAGCACCGTCGGCATCCTGGAAGCAGCCGGGCATCGAGTGCTCAGCGCACGTTCGGCCGGCGAAGCGCTGGACCTGCTGCGGGTCAACCAGGTCGACATCCTGATCACCGACCACGCCATGCCGCTGATGAGCGGCGCGCAGCTGGCGGCCGTGGTGCGGGAAACGCGCCCGCAGCTGCCGGTTCTGCTGGTGTCCGGCTACGCCGAACTGCCCTCCACCACACCGGCGCTAGCGTTGCGCCGGCTGGCCAAGCCCTTCACCGAGGACCAGCTGCTCGACGCCATCGAGCAACTGCGTGGCGGTTCCTGA